In Thermus aquaticus, the sequence CGGCCGCCTGGTGGGCCGGGCGCCCCTTCGGGTGAGCCTCGAGGCGGGCCTGCGCGAGGTCAGGGTGGTGGCCCCCGGGTACGGGGAGTACCGGGCCCAGGTGGAGGTGCGGCCCGGGGAGAGCCTGAGGCTCGTGGTGGAGCTGGTTCCCGTGCGGGCCATTCTGGAGCTTTACCTGAACGTGGAGGCCCGGGTCTTCCTGGATGGCCAGGAGGTGGGGGTGGCCAGGGGCGGGTACCTGCGCTTGGAGGCCCCCTTCGGCGATCACGAGCTCACCCTGGTGGCCCCCGGCTACCGCACCCTGGTCCAGGCCATCCGGGTCACCGGCAACCAGGTCCTGAGGCTGGAGCTCAGGCCCCTCTAGGGCTACCCCATAAAAGCCCCCGGCCCCTAGGGGCCGGGGTTTCGCCTTCGCCAGGCTCGGTAGGCGAAGAGCACCAGGTCAAGGCTTCCCAGGGCCAAGGCCAAGGCCCAAAGCCAGAAGGGGAGCCAGCCCAAGGCCACTCCCAGGGCCAGGAAGCCCAAAAGGCCGAAGACCACCCCCGCCCGCAGATGGGTGGCCCGCCATACCCCGGGGTCCTCGAGGGTCCAAGGGGTGCGCACCCCGGCCAGGTAGTTGGGGGAAAGGCGGGGAAGGAGAAGGGCCAGGCCCAGGAAAATGGGGGCCAAGAACCCCAGGATGGCCCGCTCCACAGGGATGGGCGCGCCCAGGAGGTGCCGCCAGGTGGCGTAGAGGATGGCCCCCTGTAAAAGGGCGAAGTTCCACACCACCAGGGCCTCGAGCCAGGGCCAGACCCCAGGGGTCTGCCCCCGGAGCTTGGGGTCTATGCGGGGGGCCAGGTGGAGGAGGGGGTAGATGAGGAGGGTCAGGACGAGGGGGAGGAGAAAGACC encodes:
- a CDS encoding DUF1648 domain-containing protein; its protein translation is MARWLAPLGLLLTWALTLFAYFQLPKRIPAHWNLQGEVDRYGAREEVFLLPLVLTLLIYPLLHLAPRIDPKLRGQTPGVWPWLEALVVWNFALLQGAILYATWRHLLGAPIPVERAILGFLAPIFLGLALLLPRLSPNYLAGVRTPWTLEDPGVWRATHLRAGVVFGLLGFLALGVALGWLPFWLWALALALGSLDLVLFAYRAWRRRNPGP